ttcccaaagccctataaatagaggtcctcacctctacttTGTACCCAGACTACCCACTACCTATAATtgaacttgttgttcttatctaagatcttggagtagaccttgtgccctaggagttctggattgaactcttgctgccctatcggcctacattcgcctctagagcgatatctagcacagcacgttgaagctgttccttcaacacttgtgctgtacacgttgtagcagcaaggtggagttgctcctccacaacctttgtGCTGCTTCAAATACGGCATGAAGAATGGTGTTTCTCCACAGGATGTGCTACATAAAGAGTGTATATCCTAAACAGAGAAACAGATTAGTTGTTAAAACTTAACAATCAAGTATACAAAGTGCAGTAAGAATTGTTAGCAAAACATTATTTCGACAGCGAATAAATCAAAACAGAAGACCTACCACGGAATGAGATGGAAGCTTTTGAAGTCGTAAAGTCACTTCTGTAATTACCCCTAAAGTCCCTTCACTTCCAATGATCAACCGAGTTAGGTCATATCTGATATTCAACATGGTGGAAAGTAAAAAAAGTTGTCAATACTAATGGCAGCAACAGATGTATAACTTCATATATATAATATGTAGACATTATGGGAAAAGCAAGCAGCACAGCACAACTAAGATTCACTCCCGAAGAAATGAAGCCTTTTAATCTTAAGAAACAGGAGCAGTTCTTGTATACCCAGCTGCACTCTTTCGAGCCCGAGAACCGGTCTTGACAACGTCGCCATCTGGTAGAACAGCCTGATGTACCATAAAAGATCACTACTTGTATGCTTAGTCAAATGTACAGTATATGGGGAAATAATGAGGATAGCAAAAGGACCTGAAGATTGATAACATTGTCCCGCATAGTTCCATACCTACAAACTAAGAAGCAAATTCATCAAAGCCATCTAACATAAGTATCATAAGAATACAACAGATAAACAGGTGAATCGTGCACGTAATGGTTGTCCTTCCTCTTTGTGCGGATGGGGTTACAGATGCACTGTAGAAGCCAAAAAGTGGCCTGAAATTATATGGAGAATTACCTCACGGCTAATGAACCAGAACATCGTGTAGCGCACATTCCACCAATAGTGGCTCCAGGTCCTGTAAATCAGACCAATGTAGATAAGCTACGCCACTAAACTAGTGCAAAAGCAAGCAACCGCTGATGCTATTTTAGTGGACCCAGAAAGATGATCGAACTTCAGTGCAACTATTGAGTACTACAAACATGCATAATTATCTCCCTAGGACAGAAGGTACATAACACCTAAATGTCTGGAGGGTGCAATTACACTGTTCAACTGCAGTCGAGTTGCATTGAATATAATTTATTAAGTTATGTCAATCTGGATTTTGCACCTAAATGTCTGGAAGATGCAATTACACTACAGAAGTCAGTTGCAAACAAAGCTGCTGTTCAACTGTAGTCGAGTTACACTGAATATGAAAGGGCAAAGGACATAGGAACAAAGGGCATGATGAAAGGGTTTTTTTTTGGACAAGATTGATCTGTTTGGATCTTGCTCCATGATGGCCTTTTTATTGATTTTGATGATTGAATAATTTCATATCAGGTTATGTCAATCTGGATTTTACATGGTCGGTTGAAAAGGTAAaaaaaaggacagacccagtgctagAAGCTCCCATACCAGGTGGGGTCTGGGGAAGGATACGAGGCAAGCCTTACCCCTGCGCAGAGCAATGCATAGAGGCTGCGTCGAACCCAGGActtcttggcacaagtggggaatACTTCACTTCGTCGGTTGAAAAGGTAAATGGACAGAAAAAACTGGAAGGGGAAAGGAAACAAGGAGCTTGCCTGGGTCAAGAGGGAAAAAGAGACCATGGGGTTTCAGGTATTCATTCAGCTCAATCCATCCAACTCCTGGTTCAACTACAACATCCATATCCTCAACATGCAGAGATTTGATTTTCTGCAATGAATTTGTGATACATTAAAATATACAGTATGAAATTAACAGATCGTATCCTGCATGTATATAGCTCACTGCTAAGAAAGTGCTTGCCTGCTTGGTATAACAAAATATAGTAAAATAGATGAGCCAAGTACTCTAGCACTTTTTAGGCATTAGAGTAAGATTTCGATTTATTCATACTGAGTTCATCTACATCATTGTTAATGTTATGATTACATGGCTGTTGATCATAAATCTTAATATTTACCTTCATTGAAGACATGTCAATGCAAACACCACCATGAGGTGCCAACGTATGTCCCTCAATTGATGTAGCCCCACCATATGGTACAATTGGCACCTGAttccaaaagaaagaaagaaagaaagaaacaccACTTAGTGTTACTGAAATGGAAAGTACCAACTCCTTCCACAAACTCCCAAAGAAAACCCATAAAGAAGCTAAATAACTCCTAGACCAAGAATATAACATGCTGTTTGAAAATCAATTACTAATTCTCAAAACAGGGTCGTATGACATCCTACTAAAAGTTATCTAAGAACGCAAAATGGGAGTCGTGTAAACCAAAAATGCAAATACAACAACCTCCATTATCGACAACTAGCTGGAGCACAAAATAACTTCTCTCTGCAGGTGAAAAAAGCTATTTCCCCCATGTCGTCTCTCCGAGGCAGCTCAGCCGGGCACCCTACGCCGCCGCCACCGAATCTCCAGCAACCTCCCCTCGCCGCACCGGCAAACGACGATGAGCAAAGCCTGCCGATGGCAGCGGAACTCATTCAgccacccccccccacacacacacacacacatcctccAAAGCCTGCAGTCCCGCTTCTAGCTTCGTCCTCCCTCTCCCGCATCACCGCCCCGTGGGGGTCACCGGCTTGCCGCTGCGCTCGGACCTCGCCGGATCTGGGATTGCGCCTCCGCGCCCCTTCCTCAGCCGCACGCCATCGTCAAATCCGCTGGGACGGGGTCAGACTCGTCCGGCTGTTGTGGCTTCACGTCGCACGCGAAGGCCTGCGCAAATCACCCACGTCCCCGATTCATCTGCCACCTTGCGCATACGTGCAGGACGCCCGACCACCGTTGGTTAGCCTCCGTCCCCGTCCTCATCCGCCTCCAATGTCCTTCCGTGATGGTCGCCCGGTACTGCCGCAGTGTCGGCGGCCAACGCAGGGTCTAGTTTTGGCATACGCCNNNNNNNNNNNNNNNNNNNNNNNNNNNNNNNNNNNNNNNNNNNNNNNNNNNNNNNNNNNNNNNNNNNNNNNNNNNNNNNNNNNNNNNNNNNNNNNNNNNNNNNNNNNNNNNNNNNNNNNNNNNNNNNNNNNNNNNNNNNNNNNNNNNNNNNNNNNNNNNNNNNNNNNNNNNNNNNNNNNNNNNNNNNNNNNNNNNNNNNNNNNNNNNNNNNNNNNNNNNNNNNNNNNNNNNNNNNNNNNNNNNNNNNNNNNNNNNNNNNNNNNNNNNNNNNNNNNNNNNNNNNNNNNNNNNNNNCCAATCACACATCCACCTCCGTCTTCACCTGGCCCGGATTCTCCATCCTTGCACCGGCTGGCGCTTGTTGGTTCCCCACAACAGCCTTGCTGCTCTCTGccttgttatgttgtgatccaaattcaaattcaattatAAAGATAAAGACTAACTTCTGACGAGCGAGCGGAGCGAGGCCCGTCGCCAGGAGGCTTAGGCCGAAGTGGAGCGTAGCGAAGTCTGAAGGTGGAGGGGGTTTTCCCCTTCGTGTTGGAGGGGTTTTCAACGTTAAAATAGTGTGTCTCCTATGTTGATTTCGTTCTTCGTCGTTTGATTTGCATGTCGTGTCTCTAGCATGCCTCGTGTTGTGCAGCTGGTGGTTGCCCTCCGGTCCTGCcgtgtcagaggtgtggaggagtTTGGAGGTTGTGAGGAGGCCAAAGAAATCTGCCCGGCGGCCGCCGGTTGACTACGGCGGCGCCTGCAAGCGCCGCGTTCCACCTTGGTGGCGTGTCAGACCTCATCCTCCTCGGCGGCAGTGTAGCAATGGGGAGAAATCCCTTGCCGGTCGCGCGGCAACGACAACAGTGATGCATTCACACCGTTTCGCATGTTGGTGGCGCTGTCTTCATCTCCTATCTGTCGTCCGGTGAACTTCTTGGTATTCTCATGAGCTATCTCCAACATCTCCAGACTCTGCCGTTGGGTAGATCCTCTTATCGTCTCTTTCATTGTTGTGTGTGCCCTTCCTATACACTCCACCTTGGGCGATAACCACCCTCCTGTGGGGATGATTTCATTAACGGCATTCTCTTCGATCATGTCACTTCACCATCAAAGTTATTACTCGACACGTCCATGGGAATGAGACCCTCCCTTCCGGCGGTGAACTCGCGGCTCCCCCTCGTGCACGCTTGTCGAGTCAGATCCTTTCCTGTGGTCATCTTTACTCCTTCCTGGGCAATGACAACCCTTCCCGAGTGTCGGATGGCTCGGTCTTGGTAATGACACAACTCCTTGATGTGGCCACCCGTGGTCTACCCCTGTCAGTGGTTCCGGTGTTGTCTTGGTGGTGCTTCCACGTGCGTTCCTGTAAGTTTGTTGTTGTGCTGTCTCCGGGCATGATCTGCTGCCTTGATAGCCTCTCTCTGCTGCTAGTGCACCATTTATGTTGTTATGCCTTAGATTGTGCTGCATCACAACCATCTATATTATCCTGATGTTTAGGTGGTTGATCCTTGCTCTGTGTTGTAACTTGTACTTGGTGTTTTTTTGGGTGTTTTCCATGTTCTTGCCTCCACGAGATGTATTGCCCCTGGGGCTGTTAAGGTTTCGATCCGGTTTCCAACATAAACTGGATCATGGTTTTCGACCCATTTCCCACGTAAACTGGCCCATTTCTTTTGAATTGAGATAAATATACAGGTGGGGGTTGGAATTCAAAAAAAAACAGCTAGGTGGCTCAATCATGGAAATTGTTGTTGTGGAAACCAGAAGTACAGGATACAGAATCCAAATCAGTAACTCTTGCAAAACAGGGAGCATATGATGTTCCTTTAGGCTAATGAATGGAAGAGATCCATACCTTGTACTTATTACAAGTCATCACAATCTTCCGTACCTCATACTGGGACCTGCAAATCAGTAATGGAGGCATTACAATACATGGAACAAGCTTGGCATATACACCCACAAAACGCAATTGTCAGTGTGTGCCGGGTGAGATCACTTTGGGAAGACGACGACGTCGGGCACGTTGACTGCCTTGTGGAAGCTATTCTGCGGCGTCCCGTGGAAGCTCCTCTCCTCGTAATCCACCGTCAGGTTCTCCTGCAAAACAGCAACCCACCTAGTCAGTGAGCATGTCGTGGGTTGAATTAATCAACGGACAGCAAAAACAACAAACACAAGTTACGCAGAATCGCCGCCCGCAGGCACTAGGGCAAGCCGGCAATGGCAGCGCGGAACTCGAATTCACTTACCCCGAGGAAGGATGCGAGCTCTTCTATGAACTGCTGTGGCACGCGCTTGCGCTCCCCACGCACCACCAGCTCGGTGCTGTCTTTCCCGCCGACCCTGGGCCAAATCAACAGACAAGCACAGGGCGCTGTCAGCTCAGCAGTCAACGATGCGAGAAGTGACGTAACCGTCGATCGAGCGACTGGTTTGGATCGGATGGGCATGCACGCACCGGTGGTCGGGGGCGGCATCGCAGAGAGCGACGGAACCGGTGATTCCGCctgcggctgcggcggcgaggAAGGAGAGGAAGGCAGGAAGGCCGCGGTTGGAATTGGGGGAGGACGGGTCCCGGGGCTGCGGGAGGGGCTGGGTGGAGAGAGGGAGGCGGAGGGCGGACAAGGGGAGGAGCACGCGGCGGGGCCGGGAGAGGCGGAAGAGGGAAGCGGCCATGGATGGCGGCAGGCCGGATGAGAGGCGGAAGACCACGTGCTCGTCAGGATGGGGGGGGCATCGATTCACTGGTGTTGGGGAACACATTACTATTTTTATAGGTAATAGAAG
The window above is part of the Triticum aestivum cultivar Chinese Spring chromosome 2A, IWGSC CS RefSeq v2.1, whole genome shotgun sequence genome. Proteins encoded here:
- the LOC123188683 gene encoding D-lactate dehydrogenase [cytochrome], mitochondrial isoform X2; the protein is MAASLFRLSRPRRVLLPLSALRLPLSTQPLPQPRDPSSPNSNRGLPAFLSFLAAAAAGGITGSVALCDAAPDHRVGGKDSTELVVRGERKRVPQQFIEELASFLGENLTVDYEERSFHGTPQNSFHKAVNVPDVVVFPKSQYEVRKIVMTCNKYKVPIVPYGGATSIEGHTLAPHGGVCIDMSSMKKIKSLHVEDMDVVVEPGVGWIELNEYLKPHGLFFPLDPGPGATIGGMCATRCSGSLAVRYGTMRDNVINLQAVLPDGDVVKTGSRARKSAAGYDLTRLIIGSEGTLGVITEVTLRLQKLPSHSVVAMCNFQTVKDAADVAIASMHSGIQVSRVELLDEVQIRAINMANGKSLPEVPTLMFEFIGTEAYALEQTLLVQKIAAEHHGSDFVFVEEPNAKEELWKIRKEALWAGFAMKPDHEAMITDVCVPLSRLAECISVSKQLLDASPLTCLVIAHAGDGNFHTIILFDPSQEEERREAERLNHFMVHTALSMEGTCTGEHGVGTGKMKYLEKELGMESLRTMKRIKAALDPNNIMNPGKLIPPHVCI
- the LOC123188683 gene encoding D-lactate dehydrogenase [cytochrome], mitochondrial isoform X1, which encodes MAASLFRLSRPRRVLLPLSALRLPLSTQPLPQPRDPSSPNSNRGLPAFLSFLAAAAAGGITGSVALCDAAPDHRVGGKDSTELVVRGERKRVPQQFIEELASFLGENLTVDYEERSFHGTPQNSFHKAVNVPDVVVFPKSQYEVRKIVMTCNKYKVPIVPYGGATSIEGHTLAPHGGVCIDMSSMKKIKSLHVEDMDVVVEPGVGWIELNEYLKPHGLFFPLDPGPGATIGGMCATRCSGSLAVRYGTMRDNVINLQAVLPDGDVVKTGSRARKSAAGYDLTRLIIGSEGTLGVITEVTLRLQKLPSHSVVAMCNFQTVKDAADVAIASMHSGIQVSRVELLDEVQIRAINMANGKSLPEVPTLMFEFIGTEAYALEQTLLVQKIAAEHHGSDFVFVEEPNAKEELWKIRKEALWAGFAMKPDHEAMITDVCVPLSRLAECISVSKQLLDASPLTCLVIAHAGDGNFHTIILFDPSQEEERREAERLNHFMVHTALSMEGTCTGEHGVGTGKMKAVPGEGAGDGVTEDDEKDKGRAGSQQHHESRKAHPTPRLHLTKQVPDSMAVGSVVQVCRGAATECVHETFGSVTALPEDTNTYFMSYKLQLTVPGPARPY